The following proteins are co-located in the Halorussus caseinilyticus genome:
- a CDS encoding SelT/SelW/SelH family protein, which yields MTEVEIEYCVPCGMLDRAQDVQHALLSEYGERLDSVALVTGDNGVFEVRADGERVFDKEEDEFDVDAIVESVGETVSALA from the coding sequence ATGACGGAAGTCGAAATCGAGTACTGCGTCCCCTGCGGGATGCTCGACCGGGCACAGGACGTACAGCACGCGCTTCTCAGCGAGTACGGAGAGCGACTGGATTCGGTGGCGCTGGTGACTGGGGATAACGGCGTCTTCGAGGTTCGTGCCGACGGCGAACGGGTCTTCGACAAGGAGGAAGACGAGTTCGACGTGGACGCCATCGTCGAGTCGGTCGGCGAGACGGTTTCGGCGCTGGCGTGA
- a CDS encoding aldo/keto reductase, which yields MEYETVGGERVPKIGLGTWRMQGETCRRAVRTALDVGYRHVDTAQAYDNERQVGRAIAESSVDREDVFLTTKVWPGHTDRESIRRSTASSLAQLGVEYVDLLLVHWPNPLASTAEVMTGLNDCRREGFTRHVGVSNFGVDQLRTARAASDAPVFTNQVQFHPYKPQRDLRAYCQAHDVLLTAYSPLAHGGILHDDVLRELAVVYDKSPAQIALRWAVQQEGVVAIPKSTSERHLRENLDVFDFRLTDEEMVRIERPSRLRSGASFLRGRLG from the coding sequence ATGGAGTACGAGACGGTCGGCGGAGAGCGAGTACCGAAAATCGGTCTCGGGACGTGGCGGATGCAAGGCGAGACCTGCCGACGGGCGGTCCGGACCGCACTGGACGTGGGCTACCGCCACGTCGATACCGCCCAAGCCTACGACAACGAGCGACAGGTCGGGCGCGCGATAGCCGAGTCGTCGGTGGACCGCGAAGACGTGTTCCTGACCACGAAAGTCTGGCCCGGCCACACCGACCGCGAGTCCATCCGGCGCTCGACCGCGTCGAGTCTCGCGCAACTCGGCGTCGAGTACGTGGACCTCCTACTGGTTCACTGGCCGAACCCGCTGGCTTCGACGGCCGAGGTGATGACGGGTCTGAACGACTGTCGCCGGGAGGGGTTCACCCGACACGTCGGCGTGAGCAACTTCGGCGTGGACCAACTCCGGACCGCGCGGGCCGCCTCCGACGCGCCCGTCTTCACGAATCAGGTCCAGTTTCATCCCTACAAGCCACAGCGCGACCTCCGGGCGTACTGTCAAGCTCACGACGTGCTGTTGACCGCCTACAGTCCGCTGGCCCACGGCGGCATCCTCCACGACGACGTACTCCGGGAACTCGCGGTGGTCTACGACAAGTCGCCCGCCCAAATCGCGCTCCGGTGGGCCGTCCAGCAGGAGGGCGTCGTCGCCATCCCGAAGTCCACCAGCGAGCGCCACCTCCGGGAGAATCTGGACGTGTTCGACTTCCGACTCACCGACGAGGAGATGGTCCGAATCGAACGACCCTCGCGGTTGCGCTCGGGTGCTTCGTTCCTTCGGGGTCGCCTCGGGTGA
- a CDS encoding tubulin/FtsZ family protein, with translation MIGFGQAGGKIVDKFLEYDRRTGSQAVRSAVAVNTAKADLVGLDYVPEQNQVLVGQSRVKGHGVGADNELGAEIAEEDIDEVQGAVDNVPIHDIDAFLVVAGMGGGTGSGGAPVLAKYLKRVYTEPVYGLGILPGRDEGGIYTLNAARSFQTFVREVDNLLVFDNDAWRESGESVGSGYDRINEEIVRRFGVLFGAGEVSHGDEVGESVVDSSEIINTLDTGGVSTVGYAAEKVDNPSGGLLSRFTSDGTDEMDSTHATNRITSLVRKAALGRLTLPCEIDSAERSLLVASGPPEYLNRKGVEKGRKWLENQTASMEVRGGDYPVADADRVSGVVLLSGVSEVPRVEELQDVAVETQDNIDRMEAESEQKTTDLIEDNDGELDPLF, from the coding sequence ATGATTGGGTTCGGTCAGGCGGGCGGCAAAATCGTGGACAAGTTCCTCGAGTACGACCGGCGCACCGGCAGTCAGGCCGTCAGGTCGGCAGTCGCGGTCAACACCGCGAAGGCCGACCTCGTGGGTCTCGACTACGTGCCCGAACAGAACCAAGTCCTCGTCGGCCAGTCCAGAGTCAAGGGCCACGGGGTCGGCGCGGACAACGAACTCGGCGCGGAAATCGCCGAGGAGGACATCGACGAGGTGCAGGGCGCGGTGGACAACGTGCCCATCCACGACATCGACGCCTTCCTCGTCGTCGCGGGGATGGGCGGTGGAACCGGGTCCGGTGGCGCGCCGGTCCTCGCAAAGTACCTCAAGCGCGTCTACACCGAACCGGTATACGGTCTCGGCATCCTGCCGGGCAGAGACGAGGGCGGCATCTACACGCTGAACGCCGCGCGGTCGTTCCAGACGTTCGTCCGCGAGGTTGACAACTTGCTCGTGTTCGACAACGACGCGTGGCGCGAGTCGGGCGAGAGCGTCGGGTCCGGGTACGACCGCATCAACGAGGAAATCGTCCGGCGGTTCGGCGTTCTCTTCGGCGCGGGCGAAGTCTCCCACGGCGACGAGGTTGGCGAGAGCGTCGTGGACTCCAGCGAAATCATCAACACGCTCGACACCGGCGGGGTCTCTACCGTGGGCTACGCCGCCGAGAAGGTAGACAACCCCTCGGGCGGCCTGCTCTCGCGGTTCACGAGCGACGGCACCGACGAGATGGACTCGACCCACGCGACCAACCGTATCACGAGTCTGGTCCGGAAGGCGGCGCTCGGCCGACTCACCCTGCCCTGCGAAATCGACAGCGCCGAGCGTTCCCTGCTCGTCGCCAGCGGTCCGCCCGAGTACCTCAATCGGAAGGGCGTAGAGAAGGGTCGCAAGTGGTTGGAGAACCAGACCGCCTCGATGGAGGTCCGAGGGGGCGACTACCCCGTGGCCGACGCCGACCGCGTGTCGGGCGTCGTCCTGCTCTCGGGCGTTTCGGAGGTGCCCCGCGTCGAGGAGTTGCAGGACGTGGCGGTCGAGACCCAAGACAACATCGACCGGATGGAGGCCGAGAGCGAGCAGAAGACGACCGACCTCATCGAGGACAACGACGGCGAGTTGGACCCGCTGTTCTGA
- a CDS encoding 20S proteasome subunit A/B — translation MATIVGIEADGGAVLAGDRRLTQGGTVSSERKRHVFDFGAVGAAAVGDSGAIDEFRRRLDAEIRSHETEADEPMGIDRLAAVASDIAADEGVEAIVAGRDDDGPCVRGVGGDGGVLTDEAVAFGSGAQLALGVLEGREEGLDVDAAAELAREAIAAAADRDTDTGADVDAYRLEASA, via the coding sequence ATGGCAACCATCGTCGGAATCGAGGCGGACGGCGGGGCCGTACTCGCGGGCGACCGACGCCTCACGCAGGGCGGCACCGTCTCGAGCGAGCGCAAGCGCCACGTCTTCGACTTCGGCGCGGTCGGCGCGGCCGCGGTCGGCGACTCCGGCGCAATCGACGAGTTTCGGCGCCGACTCGACGCCGAAATCCGGTCCCACGAGACCGAGGCCGACGAACCGATGGGCATCGACCGCCTCGCCGCCGTCGCCAGCGACATCGCCGCCGACGAGGGCGTCGAGGCCATCGTCGCCGGTCGGGACGATGACGGGCCGTGCGTCCGGGGCGTCGGCGGCGACGGCGGGGTCCTCACCGACGAAGCAGTCGCGTTCGGGTCCGGCGCGCAGTTGGCGCTCGGTGTCTTGGAAGGCCGCGAGGAGGGTCTCGACGTGGACGCCGCCGCGGAACTCGCTCGGGAAGCCATCGCCGCCGCCGCGGACCGGGACACCGACACCGGCGCGGACGTGGACGCTTACCGACTGGAGGCGTCGGCGTGA
- a CDS encoding PadR family transcriptional regulator — translation MHDLTGFQRDLLYVIAGKDEPHGLAIKEELESYYEKEIHHGRLYPNLDTLVDKGLVDKGQRDRRTNYYALTDRGSREIEARRQWEIDHLGERSSITA, via the coding sequence ATGCACGACCTGACTGGTTTCCAGCGGGACTTGCTGTACGTCATCGCGGGAAAGGACGAGCCGCACGGCCTCGCAATCAAGGAAGAACTCGAATCGTACTACGAGAAGGAGATTCACCACGGCCGACTCTACCCGAATCTCGACACGCTCGTGGACAAAGGTCTGGTCGACAAGGGACAGCGTGACCGCCGGACCAACTACTACGCGCTCACCGACCGCGGTAGCCGCGAAATCGAGGCCCGCCGCCAGTGGGAAATCGACCACCTCGGAGAGCGGTCCTCGATTACCGCGTAG
- a CDS encoding glycosyltransferase family 4 protein yields MNVLNLVSNEDARFFEQQQKVLERRGVDCATMKPPGDHVAREDVTERSAGDYLRFVPQVVSESLEGYDVVHANYGLTAPAALAQVRLPVVLSLWGTDLMGEYGWLSKQCARYCDAVIVMSEEMARELGEPCHVIPHGIDMDRFAPRPKSEARPEVGWDPDARHVLFPYPPSQEVKNHPRARRVVERASEEVEADVELQVVYGVPHAEVATYMNAADALLLTSEREGSPNSVKEALSCNLPVVSTDVGDVADRLDGVSPACVSDDDDELVAGLVDVLDDPRPSDGRDAVRDISLGRMAERIECIYESVV; encoded by the coding sequence GTGAACGTCCTGAATCTGGTCTCGAACGAGGACGCCCGCTTCTTCGAGCAACAGCAGAAGGTGCTGGAGCGCCGGGGGGTGGACTGCGCGACGATGAAACCGCCGGGCGACCACGTGGCCCGCGAAGACGTGACCGAGCGGTCGGCCGGGGACTACCTCCGGTTCGTCCCGCAGGTCGTCAGCGAGTCGCTTGAGGGCTACGACGTGGTTCACGCCAACTACGGCTTGACCGCTCCGGCGGCGCTGGCGCAGGTCCGACTGCCGGTGGTCCTCTCGCTGTGGGGGACCGACCTGATGGGCGAGTACGGGTGGCTCTCGAAGCAGTGTGCGCGCTACTGTGATGCGGTTATCGTGATGTCCGAAGAGATGGCGCGCGAACTCGGCGAACCCTGCCACGTCATCCCCCACGGCATCGACATGGACCGGTTCGCGCCGCGGCCGAAATCCGAGGCCCGCCCAGAGGTCGGGTGGGACCCGGACGCTCGCCACGTCCTGTTTCCCTACCCGCCGTCCCAAGAGGTGAAAAACCACCCGCGCGCGAGACGCGTGGTCGAGCGCGCGAGCGAAGAAGTCGAGGCCGACGTGGAGTTGCAGGTGGTCTACGGCGTCCCCCACGCGGAGGTGGCGACGTACATGAACGCCGCAGACGCGCTCCTGTTGACCTCCGAGCGCGAAGGGTCGCCCAACTCGGTCAAGGAGGCCCTGAGCTGTAACCTCCCGGTGGTTTCGACCGACGTGGGCGACGTGGCCGACCGACTCGACGGGGTGTCGCCCGCCTGCGTCTCGGACGACGACGACGAACTCGTCGCGGGACTCGTGGACGTGCTGGACGACCCACGGCCTTCGGACGGCCGGGACGCGGTTCGGGACATCAGTCTCGGACGGATGGCCGAGCGCATCGAATGCATCTACGAGTCGGTCGTCTGA
- a CDS encoding pentapeptide repeat-containing protein has protein sequence MAFEATPEGRCGFVLRPEDVGLDVTLGVENWYVTRGVNCCWRETWNQTGRCIWHADVELPAADPSLNRKSRELGRAVPADRGEYLDGSNLAFVSVTQGTSFADCSLLGGNLKRGSFPRSNFSGANLRWADLTRGDFAGADFRDADLRDATLDRAAFELADLREANLRSGDLEDANFRDADLRGANLRGIDAPDARLKEANLADANLEDAKLADADLRDADLEDANLRKAKLGGANLEDASLVRTDLRETTLEDARLYQTYFSDVRIDSDTEFGDSCVYEDLDELDDWDATPTEAAVWTYRRLQDLHEKYALTERARHYHVKKKESQKRHNREEGNYLQYAIHAVNGVASEHGESPWRVVGVSTVVIAIWSVLYLLLGKIRVPTDTSGTDAIGLGLFPSLSLPSPVAEIATSVYFSVVTFTTLGYGDLQPATGFAQALATVESFLGALLMAYLVFVLGRRTNW, from the coding sequence GTGGCTTTCGAGGCGACCCCCGAAGGAAGGTGCGGGTTCGTACTTCGACCCGAAGATGTCGGATTGGACGTTACTCTCGGCGTCGAGAACTGGTACGTGACCAGAGGAGTGAACTGTTGCTGGCGAGAGACGTGGAACCAGACGGGACGGTGTATCTGGCACGCCGACGTGGAACTCCCGGCGGCCGACCCGTCCCTGAACCGCAAGTCGAGGGAACTGGGTCGGGCGGTTCCTGCCGACCGAGGCGAATACTTGGACGGGTCGAATCTCGCTTTCGTGTCCGTCACGCAAGGGACTTCGTTCGCCGACTGTTCGCTCCTCGGCGGAAATCTGAAGAGGGGGTCGTTCCCCCGGAGTAACTTCTCGGGGGCGAACCTTCGCTGGGCCGACCTCACGAGAGGGGACTTCGCTGGGGCCGACTTCCGGGATGCAGACCTCCGAGACGCCACCCTCGACCGCGCGGCCTTCGAGTTGGCCGACCTCCGGGAGGCCAACCTCCGTTCCGGTGACCTAGAGGACGCGAATTTCAGGGACGCCGACCTTCGGGGTGCGAACCTCCGGGGTATCGACGCCCCGGACGCGAGGTTGAAGGAGGCCAACCTCGCGGACGCGAACCTCGAAGACGCGAAGCTAGCGGACGCCGACCTCAGGGACGCGGACCTCGAAGACGCGAACCTCCGGAAGGCAAAACTGGGTGGCGCGAACCTCGAAGACGCCTCGCTCGTCCGTACCGACCTCAGAGAGACCACCCTCGAAGACGCCCGACTCTACCAGACCTACTTCTCGGACGTGCGAATCGACAGCGACACCGAGTTCGGCGACTCCTGCGTGTACGAGGACCTCGACGAACTGGACGACTGGGACGCCACGCCGACCGAGGCGGCAGTCTGGACCTACCGCCGCCTCCAAGACCTCCACGAGAAGTACGCCCTCACCGAGCGCGCACGCCACTACCACGTCAAAAAGAAGGAGTCTCAGAAGCGCCACAACCGAGAAGAGGGCAACTACCTCCAGTATGCCATCCACGCCGTCAACGGTGTCGCGTCGGAACACGGCGAGAGTCCGTGGCGCGTGGTCGGCGTCTCGACGGTCGTCATCGCCATCTGGTCGGTCCTCTACCTCCTCCTCGGTAAAATCCGCGTCCCGACGGACACCTCCGGCACCGACGCTATCGGTCTCGGACTGTTTCCCTCGCTCTCGCTCCCGTCCCCCGTCGCCGAAATCGCTACCAGTGTCTACTTCTCCGTCGTCACGTTCACTACGCTCGGCTACGGCGACCTGCAACCGGCCACCGGATTCGCCCAAGCCCTCGCCACCGTCGAATCGTTCCTCGGCGCGCTACTGATGGCCTACCTCGTGTTCGTCCTCGGTCGTCGGACGAACTGGTGA
- a CDS encoding glycosyltransferase family 2 protein, which produces MSLQVAEGERTDESAERLLGNAHVVVGIPAYNEENAVGSTVLGVQRWADAVVVVDDGSTDRTSAIAEQADVTVLRHERNRGKGAAVRTLFAHARRTDCDALVLLDADGQHDPADIPTLAAPVVEGEADMVIGSRYLADDAGDETPAYRRLGQVVLDYCTSRVTGSDLTDTQSGFRAFSPESLERLSLTTDGMGVESEMIDSATSEGLTITERAIDARYDDLEGQTYNPVKHGLAVMLFLARLLKRRRPVSEER; this is translated from the coding sequence ATGAGTTTACAGGTTGCGGAGGGCGAGCGAACCGACGAGTCGGCCGAGCGACTACTCGGCAACGCCCACGTCGTGGTCGGCATCCCCGCGTACAACGAGGAGAACGCCGTCGGGAGTACCGTCCTCGGCGTCCAGCGATGGGCCGACGCCGTGGTTGTCGTAGACGACGGAAGCACCGACCGCACGTCGGCAATCGCGGAGCAGGCCGACGTGACCGTCTTGCGCCACGAGCGAAACCGGGGGAAAGGGGCGGCGGTCCGCACCCTCTTCGCCCACGCCCGGCGCACGGACTGCGACGCGCTCGTCCTGCTCGACGCCGACGGTCAGCACGACCCCGCCGACATCCCCACGCTGGCCGCGCCGGTGGTCGAGGGCGAGGCAGATATGGTCATCGGCAGTCGCTACCTCGCCGACGACGCGGGCGACGAGACGCCCGCCTACCGCCGACTCGGGCAGGTCGTCCTCGACTACTGCACCTCGCGCGTGACCGGTTCCGACCTCACGGACACCCAAAGCGGCTTCCGGGCGTTCTCGCCCGAGTCGCTCGAACGCCTCTCGCTGACGACCGACGGGATGGGCGTCGAGTCCGAGATGATAGACTCGGCGACCAGCGAGGGGTTGACCATCACCGAGCGAGCAATCGACGCCCGGTACGACGACCTCGAAGGCCAGACCTACAACCCCGTCAAACACGGGCTTGCGGTCATGCTCTTCCTCGCTCGCCTGCTCAAGCGCCGCCGACCAGTCTCCGAGGAGCGATAA
- a CDS encoding ABC transporter permease → MNVIEGARISWRNIREHKLRSTLTTLGVIIGVAAVITFVTLGASLQQDIISTVAGGNAATMYVTSQSPGDSRVPSLGGGGGSVVFTQYDVEQIRRLEGVQLAAPESGIAASSMTYNNSSVGRQWITVSSPGYFRVRNISFVAGRPYQVGEREVVLNQPAAQMFGENVTVGENVTFTRAANGETLNATVVGIVEPKGGGDVLGFSQGGAQPRVYAPTEPYYQRTVVSPNLRARQSVYGRVLVKAETPGQVDAVQGRVYNYLGERSDARQLKSQSYQFEVTTQDQIIGQVKQLTSTFTAYITGIAVISLIVGSIGIANIMLVSVTERTREIGIMKAVGAQNRDVLQLFLVEAVMLGVLGSALGAVVGVAGGYAGAQAIGLPLAFQPIWFVASVLVGVVVGVLAGLYPAWDAAHTDPIDALRYE, encoded by the coding sequence ATGAACGTCATCGAAGGGGCACGAATCAGTTGGCGCAACATCCGCGAACACAAACTCCGCTCGACGCTGACGACGCTCGGGGTCATCATCGGAGTCGCGGCGGTCATCACGTTCGTCACGCTGGGGGCGAGCCTTCAGCAGGACATCATCAGCACCGTGGCGGGCGGCAACGCCGCCACGATGTACGTCACGTCCCAGTCGCCGGGCGACAGCAGGGTGCCGTCGCTCGGGGGCGGCGGCGGGTCGGTCGTCTTCACGCAGTACGACGTAGAGCAGATACGACGACTCGAAGGCGTCCAACTCGCCGCTCCCGAGAGTGGCATCGCCGCCTCGTCGATGACCTACAACAACTCGTCGGTGGGCAGACAGTGGATTACGGTGTCCTCGCCCGGCTACTTCCGAGTCCGAAACATCTCGTTCGTCGCCGGGCGGCCGTATCAGGTGGGCGAACGCGAGGTGGTCTTGAACCAACCCGCGGCGCAGATGTTCGGCGAGAACGTCACCGTCGGCGAGAACGTCACGTTCACGCGCGCGGCCAACGGCGAGACGCTGAACGCGACGGTGGTCGGTATCGTGGAACCGAAAGGCGGCGGCGACGTTCTCGGGTTCAGTCAGGGCGGCGCGCAACCGCGGGTCTACGCGCCGACCGAACCGTACTACCAGCGGACGGTGGTGAGTCCGAACCTCCGCGCCCGCCAGTCGGTCTACGGCCGCGTCCTCGTGAAGGCCGAGACGCCGGGACAGGTGGATGCGGTGCAGGGCCGAGTGTACAACTACCTCGGCGAGCGTTCTGACGCCCGTCAACTCAAGTCCCAGTCCTACCAGTTCGAGGTGACGACCCAAGACCAAATCATCGGGCAGGTCAAGCAGTTGACCAGCACGTTCACCGCCTACATCACGGGCATCGCGGTCATCTCGCTCATCGTCGGGTCCATCGGCATCGCCAACATCATGCTGGTGAGCGTGACCGAGCGGACCCGCGAAATCGGCATCATGAAGGCCGTCGGCGCGCAGAACCGCGACGTGCTTCAGTTGTTCCTCGTGGAGGCGGTGATGCTCGGCGTCCTCGGGTCGGCGCTCGGGGCGGTCGTCGGAGTCGCTGGCGGGTACGCCGGAGCGCAGGCCATCGGCCTGCCGCTGGCGTTCCAACCGATTTGGTTCGTGGCGTCGGTCCTCGTCGGCGTGGTGGTGGGCGTCCTCGCGGGACTCTACCCGGCGTGGGACGCCGCCCACACCGACCCCATCGACGCGCTCCGGTACGAGTGA
- a CDS encoding ArnT family glycosyltransferase: MTEQNLAQNSTVHEQGYKREFLWLAPALLASVLIFYFYLRSHPYPSFGAGLYLLIAERISEAGYALPKTIPHYTEGGVPFSYPPLMFYAVAVIRDLTGLDPIAVSRFLPGVVTILYLVPLYLLARDLLDSRPQAALTSLVVAVSPPIIQWHVSAGGIVRAPAFLFALSGIYAGLRLYRDRDQRWVVPSLALFTLTVLTHPVYTVFFALSYFLLFLEFDRTLWGLTRGAVVGFGGILLAAPWWTQVMAMHGVDVFTAAAGTHGGIGGGIPSVSALLHVKLRSLFVGTVWSLVPVLGTAYLLKERRFFLPVWFVAVTVAIGKARFSMLVGAFIIAVFLLEAVGAWLKRESPFGVGRREIVTASLVVIATVGLASGAMYATSDVDAHAGSPSLPQFITHDDVQAMEWAEKNTKPSATFVVQGDAAEWFPQQTHRTMLVGPWGVEWKGHQPYNRQLNLFRDISSCNSAHCMSQTLSKAGVNPNYVYLPKGKFTVRGMQYQRTSQLAMSMHLSPKYRTVYENDGVIVFEVMGGKGPGE; the protein is encoded by the coding sequence ATGACGGAACAGAACCTCGCACAGAACTCGACGGTACACGAGCAGGGTTACAAACGGGAGTTCCTCTGGCTCGCGCCCGCACTCCTCGCGTCAGTCCTCATCTTCTACTTCTACCTGCGCTCGCACCCCTACCCCTCGTTCGGGGCGGGTCTCTACCTCCTCATCGCCGAGCGCATCTCCGAGGCGGGTTACGCCCTCCCGAAGACGATTCCCCACTACACGGAAGGTGGCGTGCCGTTCTCGTACCCGCCGCTGATGTTCTACGCCGTGGCGGTGATTCGGGACCTGACGGGACTCGACCCCATCGCTGTCTCCCGGTTCCTGCCGGGCGTCGTGACTATCCTCTACCTCGTGCCCCTCTACCTGCTGGCGCGGGACCTGCTGGACTCGCGGCCCCAAGCCGCACTGACCAGCCTCGTCGTCGCGGTGAGTCCGCCCATCATCCAGTGGCACGTCTCGGCGGGCGGCATCGTCCGAGCGCCCGCGTTTCTGTTCGCGCTGTCGGGCATCTACGCCGGACTCCGCCTCTACCGGGACCGCGACCAGCGGTGGGTCGTCCCGTCGCTGGCGCTGTTCACGCTGACGGTCCTCACCCACCCCGTCTACACCGTCTTCTTCGCGCTGTCGTACTTCCTGCTGTTCCTCGAATTCGACCGGACGCTCTGGGGACTCACCCGCGGTGCAGTCGTCGGGTTCGGCGGCATCCTGCTGGCCGCGCCGTGGTGGACGCAGGTGATGGCGATGCACGGCGTGGACGTGTTCACCGCCGCCGCGGGCACCCACGGCGGTATCGGCGGGGGCATCCCCTCGGTGTCGGCGCTCCTCCACGTCAAGCTACGGAGCCTCTTCGTCGGGACCGTCTGGTCGCTCGTCCCGGTCCTCGGGACCGCCTACCTCCTGAAGGAACGTCGGTTCTTCCTCCCGGTGTGGTTCGTCGCCGTCACCGTCGCCATCGGGAAGGCCCGGTTCTCGATGCTGGTCGGGGCGTTCATCATCGCCGTCTTCCTGCTGGAGGCGGTGGGAGCGTGGCTGAAACGCGAATCGCCGTTCGGCGTCGGACGCCGAGAGATCGTCACCGCCTCGCTCGTGGTGATAGCGACCGTCGGACTCGCGAGCGGCGCGATGTACGCGACCAGCGACGTTGACGCCCACGCAGGGAGTCCGTCGCTCCCGCAGTTCATCACCCACGACGACGTGCAGGCGATGGAGTGGGCCGAGAAGAACACCAAGCCGAGCGCCACGTTCGTCGTGCAGGGAGACGCCGCCGAGTGGTTCCCACAGCAGACCCACCGGACGATGCTCGTCGGGCCGTGGGGCGTCGAGTGGAAGGGCCATCAACCGTACAACCGCCAGTTGAACCTCTTCCGGGACATCTCGTCGTGTAACTCCGCCCACTGCATGTCCCAGACCCTCTCGAAGGCGGGCGTCAACCCCAACTACGTCTACCTGCCGAAAGGGAAGTTCACGGTCCGCGGGATGCAGTACCAGCGGACGAGTCAACTGGCGATGTCGATGCACCTCTCGCCGAAGTACCGCACCGTCTACGAGAACGACGGCGTTATCGTCTTCGAGGTGATGGGCGGGAAAGGACCCGGAGAGTGA
- a CDS encoding DUF354 domain-containing protein: protein MKYLFFTNTPAQVHQYRRAVAALRNRGHRALVLARDYGCTEALLEYYDLPYELYGRCETAKFSLARELPKHAARIVWRTRQYDPDCVFGRGAYAALAGTVARVPVVLVDDSGNTDLDHAISVPLVDAVLTPHTFEKDLGEKHYEFRGFKELAYLHPDEWEFQTDVREELGVGAEEDYAIVRLNAFGSHHDVGKAGFTPEKRRELVEALARDATVFVSDEGGDMDLDRVPAREFDLHPALLHDALAEASLLVADTQTMVTEAALLGTPAIRSNSFVGDDDMGNFVELEREGLIYNLESFDAVLDAATDILADDGADQRWRNLRDDYLADKVNLTEVVVAVAESVSATGEVSLAGIDRVSGVSPRGRDRTRARAFDPETVRSDGGRGDAGRTEGGRR from the coding sequence ATGAAGTATCTGTTCTTCACCAACACACCGGCGCAAGTCCACCAGTACAGGCGCGCAGTCGCGGCGTTACGAAACCGAGGGCACCGGGCGCTCGTCCTCGCGCGAGACTACGGTTGCACCGAGGCGCTGTTAGAGTACTACGACCTGCCCTACGAACTGTACGGTCGGTGCGAGACGGCGAAGTTCTCGCTCGCCCGCGAACTGCCGAAGCACGCCGCCAGAATCGTCTGGCGGACCCGACAGTACGACCCCGACTGCGTTTTCGGACGCGGGGCCTACGCCGCACTCGCGGGCACCGTCGCTCGGGTTCCGGTCGTTCTCGTGGACGACTCGGGCAACACCGACTTGGACCACGCGATTTCGGTTCCGCTGGTCGACGCGGTGTTGACTCCCCACACCTTCGAGAAGGACCTCGGCGAGAAACACTACGAGTTCCGCGGGTTCAAGGAACTCGCCTACCTCCATCCCGACGAGTGGGAGTTCCAGACGGACGTGCGCGAGGAGTTGGGCGTCGGTGCCGAGGAGGACTACGCCATCGTCCGCCTCAACGCCTTCGGGTCGCACCACGACGTGGGGAAAGCCGGGTTTACCCCCGAGAAGCGCCGGGAACTGGTCGAAGCACTCGCGCGGGACGCGACGGTGTTCGTCTCCGACGAGGGCGGCGACATGGACTTAGACCGGGTGCCCGCCCGCGAGTTCGACCTGCATCCGGCGCTCCTCCACGACGCGCTTGCGGAGGCGTCACTGCTGGTCGCCGACACTCAGACGATGGTGACGGAGGCGGCGCTGTTGGGTACGCCCGCGATTCGGTCGAACTCCTTCGTCGGCGACGACGACATGGGTAACTTCGTGGAACTCGAACGCGAGGGACTCATCTACAACCTCGAATCGTTCGACGCGGTTCTGGACGCCGCGACGGACATCCTCGCCGACGACGGGGCCGACCAGCGATGGCGAAATCTGCGCGACGACTACCTCGCAGACAAGGTGAATCTCACCGAAGTCGTCGTGGCGGTGGCCGAGAGCGTCTCGGCGACGGGCGAGGTGTCTCTGGCCGGTATCGACCGAGTGAGCGGCGTCTCGCCGCGCGGACGCGACCGGACGAGGGCGCGCGCGTTCGACCCCGAGACGGTCCGGAGCGACGGGGGCCGAGGAGACGCGGGGCGGACCGAGGGAGGGCGACGGTGA